The genomic stretch atatgttatgtgacaacaattctcaagcttcaacatctctaaaggagaatttgttatatgagaacaattctcaagcttctacatccaaagttgattatcaaaaggagaattctcaaaaggatgtaaagcaaccctttgaacctagaagaagttaaaggctaaaaaatcataaaagtctagtattgaatgagatagattctcaatgaatttcattctacatggtagaagaaaatagagaggaagttattaggaaaattcctattgtacttctcgttgaggatgatcctaagacttatagagaagctatgcaattgaGAGATAGtgaattttggaaagaagccatcaatgatgagatggattccattctttccaataacacttgggaattggtatacctcccaccggggtctaagccaattcggtgtaagtgggtatttaggagaaaataccacactgacgacactatccaaacctttaaagctagattagtagctaaagggtttcgGCAAAAAgaaggtatcgattatttcgatacttatgcgcctgttgcaagaacaacttctataagaattttgttcgctttagcttctatacacaacttgtatgttcatcaaatggatgtcaaaacgacattccttaatggtgacctcaatgaggaggtctatatggaacaaccggaagggtttgtcctaccaaaatatgaacataaagtttttagacttgtaaaatccttatatggattgaaacaagctcctaagcaatggcatgagaaatttgatcaagccatcatgtctaatgggtttagacataacaatggagacaagtgtttgtattccaaaacttgtaagggatatgtgatcattgtttgcttatatgtggatgccatgcttattctaagtaatagcatgaaatggatagaagaaatgaagaggtttatatcatcaaccttcaagatgaaagatcttggagaagttgacaccatacttggtatcaaagtaaagaaacatagtggggggttttgcgttagggcaagcccactatgttgagaaagtattgaacaaatttaaccatatgaaggttaaagatgccaatactccattcgatcatagtgtaaaactagagaagaatgaaggaagagtggtggctcaattttagtacgctagtgctatagggagtctaatgtacgctgcccaatatactagacctgatatagcatctgcggtaagtaaacttagtaggtttacaagtaatccaagtgttgatcactggaaggaaattggaagagtcctaggttatctcaagaaaaccaaaggattaagccttcgctactccaaatttccttcgattttagaaggatatacagatgcaagttggatatccaatcttggggacaacttgtccacaactggttgggtatttacacttggtggaggtgcaatttcttggggttccaagaaacaaacctatatatctcattccactatggaagcagagttcatagctctagctgctactggaAAAGAGGCTAGATgattaagggatctgttgatagagattcctctaatcaaagataatatatctactatatcgatacattgtgatagccaagcgacattggctagagcatgcAGCGGAGTGTATAAcaggaagtctagacatattagtctaagacattgatatgtaagagaattgattcaaagaggagtcatctcaatatcctatgtgagaacaagtgaaaatctggtggatcctttcactaagccactaacgagggatttagtggctgcatcatctcgagggatgggacttaaactccctaaagagattcacaattgatggtaacctatcttaacactagttattcaactagtgttaggctCAATAGGTAGCaataagtcaatcaagtgaatattagttgtactcaaaacaagtcccatattgagggttaaaaccgaaaggatttttaatagaattcagtcttatgaagacaagtattttttgtaaaaaaatactgtaagaattctaactatatggacctaggggtggtgccgcttctcatgagaattgggaatattctcaagaacgtccatgaatggaaagtgcacatggccattaatggtgcaaagcgagacatagaggtctcaagtgaacattgcaaaggtgtgtgtgttatcaccgatttgttatcatgaaaagatggttcaatgcctagtgcaaccaaatttttgacaaattttgtgataattacactatagtaaagttcaagttgaaaaacactttgctttatgcactaatgcaatgactcctataagagagagttcttatttaatcaagtgggggatatgttatgttttaaaatataatgattgattaaataagtgttacaatagatacctatttaatctagtgggggaatgttatattattttataatataatgtaatattatattatattataatataatgttttagattaaataaatgtgacaaagagtgtcacatattgtaacatataatagagagttacaatatttagatatatgagatatatccaaataatgaaacatatttggtgttacaaatttgtaacttccaaatattaccctttattgtgtaaatttggtgttacacaatattgagatgaatttcataaagccatatgtgaaatggctgtttgagatatgattttaaccccaataatgtgttttgggagttacaaaatcatttgagagggtttggaaccgtttggaaaaacaacacatttttaagtgctgaaaatggtcagcaGCCGCagccagtgggacagagagtagtggccgcggccacaggccaaaactgaccattttttttcttcagttttttcagtctttgttgaacggctcaaaaaacccaaataactctcaaatctcatttttaattacatattaatccaattaaacattggtaacaaccatgggggttggtggaatttgaaattcaaagggtgtctctaaactctataaataggagcctatagctcacttgaaagacacaatatttctatccattagagcacttggctagaaacaccttgaggcttgataattcaagaaagcatttccaatatctgatagagatcccttagtgcttgagttagggggaaataagcttttggactaaggttttaaaccttgttaaagttggtgatccccaaccctcttcacttaggttgtgtaagtgagagtttacttgtgtttctgttcttcattttatttttattgtttttcttcttatcctcttgttctatttacttgtatattttgtttaagagttgtaatcttttgtttCGGTTCAAACACTTTATTTACTTGCAatctttttcttagagttgtattctcactattctcttcttcttcttccttttctttgtttatttgtaattttcagttatagagttgtaaccttatttaatcaatctatatttatttgtaatattattgcatagagctgtaatattcttacctattacAATTGAGGTAATCTAATTTTCCCAACATCCTTTATCTAACAACTCTTGTAGCTGGTTTttaagttccttcaactctgtcggcGCCATTCGATAGGGCACTTTAGAGATCGGTGCAGTTTCaggtgcaagctcgattacaaactcaatttctctatctGGGGGCagtcctggtaattcctcgggaaacacctccgagaactcacaaacaatatgtaCATTTTCTGGCTTTAGTTCTGATTCCTGGGacttatccaccacactggcaaGGAACGCCGAacatccatgttgcatcatattccgtgcttccagtgcagatattatgggtgttcgaaagCCCGCTACTTCACCTTTAAAGGAAAAGacctctccttcctttggcctgaactctacgatcttctttcgacagtctatcgtagccccatgtttggataaccaatccatgcgagtatgacatcataatctggtatactTAGTTCTATGAGATCTGCTGGGAACTCCCTGCCTTCTACCGttacaggtgttgacggtaaccacttatttgaTAACATCATATCTCTCGATGGAAACAATGTACTAAAGTTATGTTCAAACATcttataaggcatattcagtctatcaatcacattcatggaaacataagaatgagtcgctccagaatcaattaagactctacacattgtaccagatatagggagctgacctgtaactactgtgTTGCTGTTGGCCGCTTCGTTCTGGGTTAAGGCGAAAACtcttgctggcaccagattgttattgttattctgtCCCTCCTTCCATTGTGGGCAGTTCTTTCTTAAGTGTCCTGCCTGGCCACACTTGAAGCATTTTTTGGTACCGGCCTGGCACTGTCCTGGGTGTCTTTTCGAGCATTTAGGACAGATAGGATGCTTGACTTGGTTTCCTTGTTGGTTCCCACGGTTCCGGTCATTGAAGCAGTTGTTGCGGTTGCTATGGTTCTAAGAGTTGTGGTTGTTGCTATTCATGGCTGGAGGTCTAGGTCTTTTATCAACCCCACTATTCTGCCCTtagttagcctttctcttgttgCTCTCGTGGAAGCTCTTGTTGCGGTTGTTCTCTCTTCTAGCGGCATTGTCCTTCCATATCCATTCTTCCAAATAGTCAGCTTCAAGAGCTCTATCCAGTACCTCTGCATAACTGACCACTTTAGCACTAGTCATCCTAACGTCCCTCACGATCATCGGTTTGAGTCCCCTTACAAACCTCTGGACTCGCAATGCATCAGTTGGCACCACTTCAGGGGCAAATTTGGCCAATCGATCGAACTTTTGTGCATAGTCAGTGACTGAAAGATTCCCTTGTACAAGAGTTATAAACTCGtcaaccttagttgctagcacagctggactgtaatacttcttaccGAAAGCCTGGACAAACTCCATCCAAGTCATGGTATTCGGATCACATGTCTATTtagtcacgtcccaccaaatcCGTGTATCCatcttaagtaaataaactgcatAGGAAACCATTTGGCGATCATCTATCTCCATATGATAAAAAAATAGCCTCAATTGACCTTAaccaatcttctgccaccattgGATCAACTTTCCCCTCAAAAGTTGGTGGGGCTTATTTCCTGAAGCGTTCATATACTGGTTCGAACCCATAGGTTACTGGTAGTGGTGCAGGAGGTGGTACTGGTGGCTGAGGTTGTGCAACTGGTACTTGAGGTATTTAGGGTGTTTAGGATGTTTGCGGTGCTTGTCTAGCTTGTGCTAATTCCTCATCTCTCAGTCTCAACTGTTCTCTTAACCTTGCTACCTCTGCGGCCAGGTCCACAAATGGTGCTGCCGGAGCTGCAGGTTGAACAGATGGCATTTCAACGTCAGGGGTGGccgtagtttcagaccttgtggaggcaccctttcctctgcctcttcctcttccctttcctcctcttcctccggttgacatgatgaagttctaaggcaatcaaaggaaaatcataaggaaggaacaTTGCATATTGGTTTGATAGATATTTGCAAAATCATACATTCAAACTACATCATTTAGAGTTTGTAACAAAATATCCATAGCATTGAAAATGTTCAAATTATTCCAAAATCAAACAATCCCAAGAAgtgtttaattaaccaaaacataaatCACTTAAGGTCTtacaaaatttattattattccaTCTTATTTAATAGCACCCCATGCGACGATTATGTaatggactctagtcctcaacagtggactcgtcccctgaacTATAATAAAAAAGGTTCTCCAAGATGTGGAAATAGCTGGGAGCGCTCGCCATAATCTTCATCCTCGCGGTCAGACGCGGTATGGCTCGAATTACTACTTCAACTTCAAACTCTCCTTCCTCATCATGCATTGTCTCTACACGATCCTCCAGTTCCCCGTCATCCATCTTTACTAGCACCAACTCCGGATGACTAAACTCGTAGTAACCCAGAAATTCACAAATTGCGTAATCCATGTTGCTAAACTCCAGGTCGTGTTGCTCAACAAGGTTCCATGATTGATCCCACTGAAGTAAGGCCTCCGAGTATATCGACAATGCTTCCCTCATGACCCAATGTTGCTTAATGGGCCATAGTAAGGCTCCCCTTTTATTCATCATCCCTTGGATGCGATCACAGACCTCCTTTGTCATTTTCAAGACTGCTATGCACCAATTGTAGGGGTCCTCGTCAAGCTGGACTTTAGGAATCGCGCGGATCTCCTTAAGCAATTGTTTCTTAGTCATTTTCAATACAGGAGGCATTTTACTACTGCAGTTACGAAACTATACAAAATTAAGTAAAACAGAAACAAGTAATAGCAcataaacaaatacttacgacgcggtgaggagagattttcccgtctttagcgtgtatggggagggtccttagATATATggacgaccgtctctgataccatttgtaaaatatcctagactagtacttaaaaaaacattcacattttcattggcttataaaagaaagccacttattataaaggtttcagtggggtcttgcttaaaacatgcaagttgggcccaatagttttaaaagaaaatatcatttATGCAAAGTTCCAAAAC from Humulus lupulus chromosome 5, drHumLupu1.1, whole genome shotgun sequence encodes the following:
- the LOC133780631 gene encoding uncharacterized protein LOC133780631 encodes the protein MVQSRGLSKEVLLDRILDFYQESSKMPPVLKMTKKQLLKEIRAIPKVQLDEDPYNWCIAVLKMTKEVCDRIQGMMNKRGALLWPIKQHWVMREALSIYSEALLQWDQSWNLVEQHDLEFSNMDYAICEFLGYYEFSHPELVLVKMDDGELEDRVETMHDEEGEFEVEVVIRAIPRLTARMKIMASAPSYFHILENLFYYSSGDESTVED